In a genomic window of Glycine max cultivar Williams 82 chromosome 13, Glycine_max_v4.0, whole genome shotgun sequence:
- the LOC100794645 gene encoding mediator of RNA polymerase II transcription subunit 20a → MPIRCILHWQPNQGSVVNSQVLNEISQCVESLNGVKEGRCKASLTFYRPNLRDQSVTIDFPRDFLGISMLEQPNKYYLIIRGQKIVLEADSSILLIMEKLQSYKSKVALHFEGVLYKLGDFQIRVIKVVPSQAESLRGIMIEIEYLPISSVEKSKQILEEFIDIWKEVVSKKSLAGQFMHTEPNYAEYGLSDNYTSQHTAVQYAAALAQLIQSAQLRN, encoded by the exons ATGCCCATCAGATG TATTCTGCATTGGCAACCGAACCAAGGAAGCGTTGTGAACAGCCAAGTCCTGAATGAGATCTCGCAGTGCGTCGAAAGCCTTAACGGCGTCAAAGAAGGAAGATGCAAAGCCTCCCTCACTTTCTACAGACCCAATTTACGAG ACCAATCGGTGACCATCGATTTTCCTCGCGATTTTCTGGGGATATCGATGCTGGAGCAGCCGAACAAATACTACTTAATCATTCGCGGCCAGAAGATTGTTCTCGAGGCCGATTCTTCTATCTTGCTTATCATGGAGAAACTCCAGTCCTACAAGTCCAAAGTCGCCCTTCATTTCGAG GGAGTGCTGTATAAGTTGGGTGACTTTCAGATCAGGGTGATTAAAGTTGTTCCCAGTCAAGCGGAGAGTCTCAGAGGAATTATGATTGAG ATTGAGTATCTCCCTATCTCGTCAGTTGAAAAATCCAAGCAAATTTTGGAAGAGTTCATTGATATATGGAAAGAAGTCGTGTCTAAAAAATCATTAGCCGGTCAGTTCATGCATACAGAACCAAATTATGCAGAATATGGGCTTTCTGACAATTATACCTCTCAGCATACAGCTGTTCAGTATGCTGCTGCATTGGCCCAACTGATTCAATCTGCACAGTTACGGAACTAG
- the GRF14 gene encoding growth-regulating factor 1 isoform X3 produces the protein MNGRNVNTNRFPFTPSQWQELEHQALIYKYMASGISIPPDLLFTIKRTTHLDSSRLLPHHPQHFGWNYLPMGLGRKIDPEPGRCRRTDGKKWRCSKEAYPDSKYCERHMHRGKNRSRKPVEVLKTTPTTAAVATNTDASTPTTILSITKNSPAHALSPTTHSLSHDTYHHHHHHPHPQQHSSHSFLYHHSSRPSSGAALSFQDNSAPLFLDTASCSQNNNNTDCRYVYGLKEEVDEHAFFTEPSGTMRSFSASSMEDSWQLTPLTISSSSSSKQRNCSGLSNDNNEYSYLQLQSLNGNNSKQPQQDQGCYISGSDVKCETFMKLGKEEPQKTVHRFFDEWPPKSRGSWLDLDDKSSTTQLSISIPTSTHDFATFNSTTQRGNEL, from the exons ATGAATGGAAGGAACGTTAACACAAACAGGTTCCCTTTCACTCCTTCCCAGTGGCAAGAGCTTGAACACCAAGCTCTCATCTACAAATACATGGCTTCAGGTATCTCCATCCCCCCTGACCTTCTCTTCACCATCAAAAGAACAACCCACTTGGACTCCTCAAGACTATTGCCTCACCACCCTCAACACT TTGGATGGAACTATTTGCCAATGGGGTTGGGGAGGAAAATAGACCCGGAGCCAGGGAGGTGTAGAAGAACAGATGGAAAGAAATGGAGGTGCTCAAAGGAGGCGTATCCAGATTCAAAGTACTGTGAGAGGCACATGCACAGAGGGAAAAATCGTTCAAGAAAGCCTGTGGAAGTTTTGAAAACAACACCAACGACAGCAGCAGTGGCAACAAACACAGATGCCTCAACCCCAACAACAATCTTATCAATCACCAAAAACAGTCCTGCACATGCACTCTCCCCAACCACTCATTCTCTCTCTCATGACActtaccatcatcatcatcatcaccctCACCCTCAGCAACATTCCTCCCACTCCTTCCTCTATCATCATTCTTCGAGGCCCTCTTCCGGTGCTGCTTTGTCATTTCAAGACAACAGTGCCCCCTTGTTTCTCGACACTGCTTCTTGCTCTCAGAATAACAACAACACTGACTGcag GTATGTGTATGGACTGAAGGAGGAGGTGGACGAGCATGCCTTCTTCACAGAACCTTCTGGAACTATGAGAAGCTTCTCTGCTTCCTCAATGGAAGATTCATGGCAACTCACACCACTGACTATAAGCTCCTCTTCCTCTTCGAAACAGAGGAACTGCTCTGGTTTATCCAATGACAACAACGAGTACTCCTACTTGCAACTTCAGAGCCTCAATGGCAACAACTCAAAACAGCCACAACAAGATCAAGGTTGCTACATATCAGGCAGTGATGTCAAGTGCGAAACATTCATGAAACTTGGGAAAGAAGAACCTCAGAAAACCGTTCATCGCTTCTTCGATGAATGGCCCCCTAAAAGCAGAGGATCGTGGCTTGATTTGGATGATAAATCATCCACCACCCAGCTTTCAATTTCCATTCCAACTTCTACTCATGATTTTGCAACTTTCAATTCAACAACCCAACGAGGTAATGAACTATAA
- the GRF14 gene encoding growth-regulating factor 1 isoform X1 — protein sequence MNGRNVNTNRFPFTPSQWQELEHQALIYKYMASGISIPPDLLFTIKRTTHLDSSRLLPHHPQHFGWNYLPMGLGRKIDPEPGRCRRTDGKKWRCSKEAYPDSKYCERHMHRGKNRSRKPVEVLKTTPTTAAVATNTDASTPTTILSITKNSPAHALSPTTHSLSHDTYHHHHHHPHPQQHSSHSFLYHHSSRPSSGAALSFQDNSAPLFLDTASCSQNNNNTDCRNRYVYGLKEEVDEHAFFTEPSGTMRSFSASSMEDSWQLTPLTISSSSSSKQRNCSGLSNDNNEYSYLQLQSLNGNNSKQPQQDQGCYISGSDVKCETFMKLGKEEPQKTVHRFFDEWPPKSRGSWLDLDDKSSTTQLSISIPTSTHDFATFNSTTQRGNEL from the exons ATGAATGGAAGGAACGTTAACACAAACAGGTTCCCTTTCACTCCTTCCCAGTGGCAAGAGCTTGAACACCAAGCTCTCATCTACAAATACATGGCTTCAGGTATCTCCATCCCCCCTGACCTTCTCTTCACCATCAAAAGAACAACCCACTTGGACTCCTCAAGACTATTGCCTCACCACCCTCAACACT TTGGATGGAACTATTTGCCAATGGGGTTGGGGAGGAAAATAGACCCGGAGCCAGGGAGGTGTAGAAGAACAGATGGAAAGAAATGGAGGTGCTCAAAGGAGGCGTATCCAGATTCAAAGTACTGTGAGAGGCACATGCACAGAGGGAAAAATCGTTCAAGAAAGCCTGTGGAAGTTTTGAAAACAACACCAACGACAGCAGCAGTGGCAACAAACACAGATGCCTCAACCCCAACAACAATCTTATCAATCACCAAAAACAGTCCTGCACATGCACTCTCCCCAACCACTCATTCTCTCTCTCATGACActtaccatcatcatcatcatcaccctCACCCTCAGCAACATTCCTCCCACTCCTTCCTCTATCATCATTCTTCGAGGCCCTCTTCCGGTGCTGCTTTGTCATTTCAAGACAACAGTGCCCCCTTGTTTCTCGACACTGCTTCTTGCTCTCAGAATAACAACAACACTGACTGcag GAACAGGTATGTGTATGGACTGAAGGAGGAGGTGGACGAGCATGCCTTCTTCACAGAACCTTCTGGAACTATGAGAAGCTTCTCTGCTTCCTCAATGGAAGATTCATGGCAACTCACACCACTGACTATAAGCTCCTCTTCCTCTTCGAAACAGAGGAACTGCTCTGGTTTATCCAATGACAACAACGAGTACTCCTACTTGCAACTTCAGAGCCTCAATGGCAACAACTCAAAACAGCCACAACAAGATCAAGGTTGCTACATATCAGGCAGTGATGTCAAGTGCGAAACATTCATGAAACTTGGGAAAGAAGAACCTCAGAAAACCGTTCATCGCTTCTTCGATGAATGGCCCCCTAAAAGCAGAGGATCGTGGCTTGATTTGGATGATAAATCATCCACCACCCAGCTTTCAATTTCCATTCCAACTTCTACTCATGATTTTGCAACTTTCAATTCAACAACCCAACGAGGTAATGAACTATAA
- the GRF14 gene encoding growth-regulating factor 1 isoform X2: protein MNGRNVNTNRFPFTPSQWQELEHQALIYKYMASGISIPPDLLFTIKRTTHLDSSRLLPHHPQHFGWNYLPMGLGRKIDPEPGRCRRTDGKKWRCSKEAYPDSKYCERHMHRGKNRSRKPVEVLKTTPTTAAVATNTDASTPTTILSITKNSPAHALSPTTHSLSHDTYHHHHHHPHPQQHSSHSFLYHHSSRPSSGAALSFQDNSAPLFLDTASCSQNNNNTDCRNRYVYGLKEEVDEHAFFTEPSGTMRSFSASSMEDSWQLTPLTISSSSSSKQRNCSGLSNDNNEYSYLQLQSLNGNNSKQPQQDQGCYISGSDVKCETFMKLGKEEPQKTVHRFFDEWPPKSRGSWLDLDDKSSTTQLSISIPTSTHDFATFNSTTQRDG from the exons ATGAATGGAAGGAACGTTAACACAAACAGGTTCCCTTTCACTCCTTCCCAGTGGCAAGAGCTTGAACACCAAGCTCTCATCTACAAATACATGGCTTCAGGTATCTCCATCCCCCCTGACCTTCTCTTCACCATCAAAAGAACAACCCACTTGGACTCCTCAAGACTATTGCCTCACCACCCTCAACACT TTGGATGGAACTATTTGCCAATGGGGTTGGGGAGGAAAATAGACCCGGAGCCAGGGAGGTGTAGAAGAACAGATGGAAAGAAATGGAGGTGCTCAAAGGAGGCGTATCCAGATTCAAAGTACTGTGAGAGGCACATGCACAGAGGGAAAAATCGTTCAAGAAAGCCTGTGGAAGTTTTGAAAACAACACCAACGACAGCAGCAGTGGCAACAAACACAGATGCCTCAACCCCAACAACAATCTTATCAATCACCAAAAACAGTCCTGCACATGCACTCTCCCCAACCACTCATTCTCTCTCTCATGACActtaccatcatcatcatcatcaccctCACCCTCAGCAACATTCCTCCCACTCCTTCCTCTATCATCATTCTTCGAGGCCCTCTTCCGGTGCTGCTTTGTCATTTCAAGACAACAGTGCCCCCTTGTTTCTCGACACTGCTTCTTGCTCTCAGAATAACAACAACACTGACTGcag GAACAGGTATGTGTATGGACTGAAGGAGGAGGTGGACGAGCATGCCTTCTTCACAGAACCTTCTGGAACTATGAGAAGCTTCTCTGCTTCCTCAATGGAAGATTCATGGCAACTCACACCACTGACTATAAGCTCCTCTTCCTCTTCGAAACAGAGGAACTGCTCTGGTTTATCCAATGACAACAACGAGTACTCCTACTTGCAACTTCAGAGCCTCAATGGCAACAACTCAAAACAGCCACAACAAGATCAAGGTTGCTACATATCAGGCAGTGATGTCAAGTGCGAAACATTCATGAAACTTGGGAAAGAAGAACCTCAGAAAACCGTTCATCGCTTCTTCGATGAATGGCCCCCTAAAAGCAGAGGATCGTGGCTTGATTTGGATGATAAATCATCCACCACCCAGCTTTCAATTTCCATTCCAACTTCTACTCATGATTTTGCAACTTTCAATTCAACAACCCAACGAG atGGTTGA